The following coding sequences lie in one Halorussus rarus genomic window:
- a CDS encoding CaiB/BaiF CoA transferase family protein: FIENFRPGRLEEWNLGWETLSEINPELVMVRTTGFGQTGPYKNFPGFGTLAEAMSGFAHTTGQADGPPTLPPFGLADAISAMHSTFATMFALYWRDVNDGTGQYIDSSVLEPIFGALMHSQVVEYSELGIVRERMGNRIPFTAPRNTYKTKDDRWVAISTSAENIAERVLRLVGGEDLVNDPRFQTMRDRVEHVEELDAIMQDWFSEHTREEALEEFREVEAAIAPVYNIEDIFEDPHFNARDAIIEIEDEELGEIALSGVFPKLSATPGRVDHPGPPLGDSTEEILLDRTSHTSSTIADLEERGVINSGD, translated from the coding sequence GTTCATCGAGAACTTCCGGCCGGGCCGACTCGAGGAGTGGAACCTCGGTTGGGAGACCCTCTCGGAGATCAACCCGGAACTGGTGATGGTCCGGACCACCGGCTTCGGCCAGACCGGCCCCTACAAGAATTTCCCCGGCTTCGGCACCCTCGCCGAAGCCATGAGCGGCTTCGCCCACACCACTGGGCAGGCGGACGGGCCGCCGACGCTGCCGCCGTTCGGGCTGGCGGACGCGATCTCGGCGATGCATTCGACGTTCGCGACGATGTTCGCCTTGTACTGGCGCGACGTCAACGACGGTACGGGCCAGTACATCGACTCCAGCGTGCTCGAGCCCATCTTCGGCGCCCTCATGCACTCACAGGTCGTCGAGTACAGCGAACTCGGCATCGTGCGCGAGCGGATGGGCAATCGAATCCCGTTCACCGCCCCGCGGAACACGTACAAGACGAAAGACGACCGGTGGGTGGCGATCTCGACCAGCGCCGAGAACATCGCCGAGCGCGTCCTCCGGCTGGTCGGCGGCGAGGACCTCGTCAACGACCCCCGCTTCCAGACGATGAGGGACCGAGTGGAACACGTCGAAGAACTGGATGCGATCATGCAGGACTGGTTCTCCGAACACACCCGCGAGGAGGCGCTCGAGGAGTTCCGCGAGGTCGAAGCCGCAATCGCGCCCGTCTACAATATCGAGGACATCTTCGAGGACCCTCACTTCAACGCCCGCGACGCCATCATCGAGATCGAAGACGAGGAACTCGGCGAGATTGCCCTCAGCGGTGTGTTTCCGAAGCTCTCGGCGACGCCGGGCCGCGTCGACCATCCCGGCCCGCCGCTGGGCGACAGTACCGAAGAGATACTACTCGATCGCACTTCACACACCAGTAGTACCATCGCCGACCTCGAGGAGCGAGGCGTCATCAACTCCGGCGACTGA
- a CDS encoding HpcH/HpaI aldolase/citrate lyase family protein, whose protein sequence is MEIRRSLLSTPASDMEMLRKAAASSADEVLFDLEDAVAPDMKARARENVVTAVDEFDWGDKLLTFRMNDLTLPYAYRDLVTVVEAVGDEMDTVTVPKVERAEDVYVVETLLSQIEAQMSIANPVGLKILVEETEALQNIDEIAAASDRIETMDFGSGDYSASIGVDHPSAKSDAEETSDLWHYARHRLLNAARSNGIVPVDGAYADFSDAEGYRQECRAVERAGYVGKWAIHPDQIQIANEVFTPSRDDIEYAEAVIEALDGGREEDAGAVNLDGVMVDNAHYRHARRTLERADELDLRR, encoded by the coding sequence ATGGAGATTCGCAGGTCGCTACTGTCGACGCCAGCGAGCGATATGGAAATGCTCCGCAAGGCCGCAGCATCGAGTGCAGACGAGGTGTTGTTCGACCTCGAAGACGCAGTCGCTCCCGATATGAAAGCGCGGGCCCGCGAAAACGTCGTCACCGCCGTGGACGAGTTCGACTGGGGGGACAAACTCCTCACGTTCCGGATGAACGACCTCACGCTCCCCTACGCGTACCGCGATCTCGTGACCGTCGTCGAAGCAGTCGGTGACGAGATGGACACCGTCACGGTTCCGAAGGTCGAGCGTGCGGAGGACGTGTACGTCGTCGAGACGCTCCTCTCACAGATCGAGGCCCAGATGTCGATAGCGAATCCCGTCGGTCTCAAGATACTTGTCGAGGAGACAGAGGCGCTGCAGAACATCGACGAAATCGCGGCCGCCAGCGACCGAATCGAGACCATGGACTTCGGGTCCGGCGATTACTCGGCGTCCATCGGGGTGGACCACCCCTCGGCGAAGTCCGACGCCGAGGAGACGAGCGATCTCTGGCACTACGCGCGCCACCGACTCCTGAACGCGGCCCGTTCGAACGGGATCGTCCCGGTCGACGGGGCGTACGCCGACTTCAGCGACGCCGAGGGGTATCGTCAGGAGTGCAGAGCGGTCGAACGGGCGGGATACGTCGGAAAGTGGGCGATCCACCCCGATCAGATTCAGATCGCCAACGAGGTGTTCACGCCGAGCCGAGACGACATCGAGTACGCCGAAGCGGTCATCGAAGCCCTCGACGGGGGCCGGGAGGAAGATGCAGGGGCGGTGAACCTCGATGGCGTCATGGTCGACAACGCCCACTATCGGCACGCTCGGCGGACGCTCGAACGCGCCGACGAACTTGATCTTCGACGATGA